In the genome of Notamacropus eugenii isolate mMacEug1 chromosome 5, mMacEug1.pri_v2, whole genome shotgun sequence, one region contains:
- the LOC140509045 gene encoding olfactory receptor 8B8-like, whose product MRRMDTGNDTHVSEFILVGLTDQPELQVPLFFLFLGIYMVTVVGNLGLILLIGLNSHLHTPMYYFLFNLSFVDLCYCSCIIPKMLVNFISEKNIISYSGCMAQLYFFCFFVISESFLLSAMAYDRYVAICKPLLYNIIMSSQVCSLLAFSAYVMGFFGAMAHTGSMLKLSFCSKSIINHYMCDILPLLELSCSSTYVNELVVFIFVSIDIGVPTVTIFISYALILSSILRINSREGRSKAFSTCSSHLMAVSLFFGSGAFMYLKPPSLLSMSQGKVSSVFYTVVVPMLNPLIYSLRNKDVKLAMRKILSRRIF is encoded by the coding sequence ATGAGGAGAATGGACACTGGAAATGACACCCATGTGTCTGAATTTATCCTTGTTGGTTTAACAGACCAACCAGAACTCCaggtccctcttttctttttgttccttgGGATCTACATGGTCACTGTGGTGGGGAACCTAGGCTTGATCCTTTTGATTGGTCTTAATTCTCATCTTCATACCCCCATGTACTATTTCCTCTTTAATCTGTCCTTTGTAGATCTCTGTTATTGCTCATGTATTATCCCTAAGATGCTTGTGAATTTCATCTCAGAGAAAAACATCATCTCCTATTCAGGGTGCATGGCTCAGctatatttcttctgtttctttgtcaTTTCAGAGTCCTTCCTTCTGTCAGCCATGGCATATGATCGTTATGTCGCTATCTGTAAGCCACTGCTTTACAACATCATTATGTCCTCTCAGGTCTGTTCTCTGCTAGCATTTAGTGCCTATGTGATGGGATTTTTTGGTGCCATGGCTCACACAGGAAGCATGCTGAAACTGTCCTTTTGTAGCAAAAGCATCATTAATCATTATATGTGTGACATCCTCCCTCTCCTGGAGCTCTCCTGCAGCAGCACCTATGTCAATGAGTTGGTTGTATTCATTTTTGTGAGCATTGACATTGGAGTCCCCACTGTCACCATCTTTATCTCTTATGCTTTAATACTCTCTAGCATCCTTCGCATCAACTCCAGAGAGGGCAGGTCCAAAGCCTTCAGCACCTGCAGCtcccacttaatggctgtttctcttttctttgggtcTGGGGCTTTTATGTACCTCAAACCTCCTTCTCTTCTATCCATGAGCCAAGGGAAAGTGTCTTCTGTGTTCTACACCGTTGTGGTGCCCATGCTGAACCCCTTGATCTACAGCCTAAGAAACAAGGATGTCAAATTGGCCATGAGGAAAATCCTGAGCAGGAGAATATTCTGA